The Platichthys flesus chromosome 5, fPlaFle2.1, whole genome shotgun sequence genome contains the following window.
aggcacaccattctatggtaactcttttcaagcactattgcacaacaatggACAATATTGTGTCACAGCAAATGCTCTGTCGTGACGGCTCGTAAAATACTAAAAGGTCTGATATGTAGCCATGAGCTTTAAAAGCAATCAATAAAATCTTGATTTCAATTCTAAAACATACAGAGAGCCAGTGTAAGGTTACTAGAACATGAGGAATGTGGTCATGTTTCTCTTAATCCTGGCAGCTGTGTTCTGTACAGTCGATCAATCGACTTTTGGCTTAGGGAAGTAAAAGGCTGTCACAATATTCAATgcgtgataaaataaaatacatcatcAGTCAATGTTTTACAAGAGACTGCTAATAATCTATTAACAGTGCCCTTTGCCAAGTTAAACAGATGGTGCTGGTAGTTGTTTGGATCAGGGACTTCTGCTTTTATGCAGAATaacaatatatgtatatagtttGGAGGGCTAACATCTAAAAAATACAAGTTCATGTACATGTAGCAACAAAATGTCTTGTAAATAATGAAGACAAATTGGTTTGATGCAGATTCACCTATAGTTTATTTGATTATGCCTACTTTCAGAGTGACAAGAGTTCCGGTAAAGGCTGGTTCAGAGGTTTTACCGGAACCGGAAATGCACCAGCTAGTTTtgcttgtgtatttgtttgtttgttggtttagcTTGTTGTTGTTAGGACGTTTCACCCGTGCAGGCAAAACCCACAGCCTGAGAGTCGCAGTTTTCACTTTCCCTCAAGCTGGAAAGAATCACAAAAGAAGAATGTGCAAAGTGACATCAGTGCATCACAGTTGTTGAAAGCAAACAGTTGAGATATTAATTACTTTAAGGCCAGCAGTTGCAtttatgaaacacatttcatacacaGAGGTAGATTCAAGGTGCTGGCCAGGGacattcaaacaaatcaacttAAGGTTGGTTTAAATACTTTTTCAAACataaaagagattaaaaagagTAGAATAAAAGCGGTAAAGAGACTGAAAGAGGCAAATAAATAGTAATGAAGGATAAATTtgtataatgttttttaaatggaagTCAAAAGAgttatataatacaaataaaattgatagAACATTGTAAAATGATATGAAAGTAGATGTATAAGCTACCTAAAGACGCTCTGCTCCTTTACTTTTGTTCACCTAAACATGGGGCAGTGTGTtacaattattttaatattgtgtcctccttttttcctcttcttttaatGAAATTTGTAAATACCTGCAATTTAAAGCTGGAATTCCCAACTTTTAtcacatattcatattcaacaaaaacaaacaaagaaattgCTGCCCCAATAGTGACCACTGTAAATGGAGCGGCATGGTACACTGACTTTTCACTGACTCCACACAAATCTTCAACCAgcaagagacacaaacaaactttttcGAATCTGCGGGTCAATGCTGCTCTACTCCTCCTCAGCACGGAAAATTAATTTCCAGTACTTTCATCGCTCGTGCAGTCAGGGGCGGCTCCTAGTACAGgtgattttagatactggatgatttaacattcTCAAAAACCTTTGTATCGAGAATAACTTttgcttgtttccatgtgatgtcctgaggctgccccctgctggctcaggaggtaaactactggaccaataaccacacaacttgatagaaggaagctgcatggatcagagatgaacctatacggctctgttgagctctactgagtgccagtctgtTGAATAAATCTGGAATCAgctctcatctctctgtttACACCTCAATCTTAATATAGCTTAAATACCCAAAGCAAagaattaaatcatttaaacatgcatcagtagacattcaattatctgaaatagttttaataaaacatgcacttATCAAATTGTAGTTGTGCTATGTCTTAAAAAACAGCTTCGGATTCCTGTCACTTGTCTGTGCACATGTACTAACTTTCTGGAGGCAAAGTATGAATTACAACATTGCCAGGACCGGCTTAGTGTGCAGTGATAACATTGTGTTATAATTCTAACTCAAGGGTCCACACATGGCTGAAAGATGTAAAAAGGAGTTTCTTTAACTAAATATAACATCTCGTTgggaaagataaaaataaacttgCTGATGGCTTAAACAGCACAGGtaaataacattacatttaaataatcttACATTTAGGAGGAAACTCTGCCTGCTCAGAAACAGAGAACAGCTTGTGAGAGAGAGTTCATGACCTGAGGTGAACCCAACTGTGATAGGCACTATGTTCCTGAGAATTAGAAAGACGTATAGCAGAGAGCTATAAAGAGAGGTAATAAAcatcattattaaattatatttccgTGGAATGACTGAGCAGTGTAGCCTGTACAGCACcaataaaaaacatgtcaaactgCGAATAAAGCTAGCATTAGCAATATTATTAGCAACTGTTTAACAatgataaatattattattatttgtgaaTTTTGTTGAGATATTGATGTATTGTATTGAGACTTCAGTCCTCTGAACACAACTTCAAAGATCAAGGGAAAAGTAAAGACGATAGGAGGGACTCTTTGTGTTGGAAAGGTGATTTTCAAACAATGCAGCATTCAGCTGATTTTGTTCATTATAATTGTTAAAATGGATCCATTACAACTGGTCTCTGTTTTCAAAAACAGCAGTTTAAAGGCAgttatcttttcttatcttatctttctTCTATTTTCCATTTTCAGGTTGTTTTGAATTTATTCTTACATTTTTGCAGTtataaattacacaaaatgtCCTATTTCTGTGAAAGTCTGAATCTAGTGTGAGAACCTCATGAGAAACAGGACTGACATTACTGACTTGAAAAGCAGCCGCATGTCCTCCTGCTAATTTGCATGATTTGAACATAATTTGCAGGGATATCATTTGATAGCATGTCGGTGGTGATCCAGCCGTTGGTAGAACAAGAGGAAAGATAGAGACAACAACATTACAACTAAAGGCAATTTTAATGATGAGTATGAGAGAACAGCAGGAGGGAAGAGTAACACAGAAGCACTTGGTTCCTACCATGCATATGTTACAGTAGCCTAcggaaaataaatgaaggaaatTAAAAATAGTTTATAGACTTTCTTTATATAAATACCTCAGCTGCTGGCCCCTTAAGAAGCAGCCATGTAATGAATATGTCATATCCTATACAAATCCTTGAATAGAAATccaaccaaaacacacacaaatgctttTCTATTGTGGTGGAAAACTCCACTGaccaggtgtctcactgctgtgatactgtccACCTGAAAGAAAGGAACCCTTATTTGgtggtgtctcactgctgtgacctTGACAAACAGGGTGTTTGCCCTTATTCAATGATGTTTTCTCCAACTGCTACAGCGGACGTACACGGCAGAAAGACACGGATGATGATTTCatgttatgttttatgaaaCGCTACTTTGTATAACTTCAGCCTTTTGAGAACTTGCAGCCAGTTCCACTTTGAGCatctgtgcttgttgtgtaaccTCTGCAGAGCTAACTATTAAAAAGCCTCAAAGACAACTCTcatctgagaatttcattatttcaaattacAAGATGAATTTCTATCACACTATTTAGTTCTATTTAAAGTAGCCAACAAAGAAACCAACGTAtttgagaagaaagaaatgcaaATCACACAATATGACAATTTttgatacatatatattatattgtaatggtaacacacacacatacaccagtttaaaaacatgttataatatatacattacCAGCAGATTAAGGTTAGGGTAGATTACATCACATTACAAGTACATAAATAAAAACGTACAACTTTACATATTCACGttttagtccccccccccacagctcatCACCAGTTAATGATATTCCTCACATGTCCCCACAGCTTCGTGAGCCACATGTTAACCCCCAAGTCTGTCAGATATTGAATTTCTGGGGTCAACATCTTTTGGCACAACACCTGATATGCTTTgtctatattttttttcaggttGTATCCCATGATAGACTTTTCTCCGATGGGCTGCCATGGCTGCATGGCCTCATCATGAATGTGTCCAGCCACAACAGAGTGACCTCCCTCAATGCAGATCCTCACCATCTCTGCattcctcctcctgagctctgCGACATCCTTTTCCATACGTTCTCTTCCATATGCCTCCACCTTCTTCCAGAACGTCAGGTTGAAATGTTTGTAAAGTTCCCAGTCGATGCTGTTCCACTGCAGGGCCTTTGTCCTTAGCTCTGGGGTCAGTTTAGACACAGTGGTTTCCTTACGGGAGTTGAGCTTAAAGAAGAGGAGATCACTCATCTCCCAGCAAAGGATGTCCTTAAGCAGAATAAGCGATTCCTCAAAGTGCTCCATGAGCATGACCAAGTGAAAACTCTTGTCAATGAGCCTGATGCCGTGCTCCACACGAGGATCATCTGCATCCAGGGTGTTGTCCTGTCCGAAGTCAAAGAAGAGCAGATTCTTCAGGTAGAAGGAGTTAAATCCATCGGGGCTGAAGTAGATGGTGGGATCCCGCAGGAACTCGGCCATCTTATCCTCACCTGGTATCCTCCAGGTCAAAGGAACAATATGACCAAAGTAATGGAAAGACGACTCAAAGAGCTGGGCAGGATCTCTCAGGATTGTGATGTATGTTGTGTCTCTGGGCAGCACTTTGGCAACCTCCAGTGCATTGAAGCGCATGTGGTTACACATGATGTTAAAACACATGCCAGATCTGAAGCCTTGGACGGATGTGTGCTGAAAATCAGAGGGATAGAGGAAGTCGTTACGGCTGTAGGGGAGGGCAAATTTCAGTTTCTGCTTCTCTCCAAAGCGGAACAGGACATTGAGGAAGGTGCTGCTCGCTGTTTTGTGGGTCTTCATAAACATGATGTCCACTTTAGGAGCGCAGATGTTATTGTCTTGCTGTGAGCCATATTTGGTTGACTGGTTGCTGTTTGGGCCCAGTAGGACAGCACAGGACTCAGGCACTGGAAGCCTGGAGGAACAGTCAGCTTGAGGAGATTAATTACTGTCATCAATATGTATCACAATTAAACCACATGTATTGTTGTTCGGCAAATATAGTGAGCCAATACATTTGCTAAACAACCTCTAAATAAGGTTACAAAAACATAGTAAAGCAAATCTGtaactatatattatatataactaTTTCCGAAGGCTGATTTAACTGTTATCAGGCCATTAAACGATTGTTATCAACACTAATCTATCACATGCATTGGGCTTTTTGGGGCTTCCTACACTGTAATACCAAGAAAGAGCCACAAAGACTGCACACTGTTTACCCAACAATGGACCCTAGATGGCTAAGGATATCAAGGCATCACGCAACAAGGAGAAGGCTACCCTCAGGAGCAGGAACaaggagcagctgaagaaggTTCAGATTGAACTGAGGGAAAAGACCACATGTTACAGGAAGAATCTGGAGAGCAAActccagaaaaacaacatgaaggACTTCTGGAGCACTAAAAGAACCATCTCTGGTCATCAGCCTCACCTGGAAGGAGACCTGCACCGATAATGAGATAATTCTGTTCTTCAACCCAACCCCGACTAAGACCACCGCAGAACACCACAAGAAGAATTTTCTTCATAACACTTTAGTCCATCAAACTGTACCCAAGTCTTGATCCACCTTACCCCTCCATGGAATTTCAGGGAAATGTATTgtttagtttttgcataatcctacaAAAAAACACGGAACTAATGCAGACAAAAATCATAACCTGCTTGGAAAAGGAGTTAGAATGGTTGAAATGGACTACACCTGCAGTCTGGACAGCCCTTATGGGAAAGGCTTTATTTACTGgcaccttttttttccttttaagtgTCAATATATTTTATGACCTTGCCATTAGTTGCTACACTACTGTTAAATGGAAACATTCTTACTCAGTTGGACTGAAGGTGTAGTGCAGTGTAGACAAACAGTAGAGCAGAGTCCCACTGATGAACAAACCAGCCACAGTGAGGCGGCTCAGCACCAGCTGCCACCAAGGCCTCTGTTGGTTCTGGAGCATGGTAACGAAGATCACCtcatgagaagaggaaggattAAAAGCAAAATCTTTATAACATTTCTCTTCCCAAataacacacactttttttaatACTTAAAAATGAATAGACTTTTAATACCAGGTTAATCAAGCTCCATAGGTGctgggataaaaaaaataaaaagctcaaaataataattgtcTTCTGGTTGGCATGGAGAGAAATGTCTCCATTTTGTCTTGTGTGAttacctgttttgtttttctctgtactGTTAGTCTTGAATGTTTTAAAGTCATCAGCATATCAAAGTTAAACCATCTAGAAATTAtctttgaatttaaaacaagAGGGCAAAGCCTGCACTAGAATAAAGCACATAATATGAGATCTTCTTTATCAATTTTTGTATCTTAAATTGTGTGACCATTGAATAACGGAGTATGATATATTTTTCAAgtcttttataaaataaaaacgtaAAGTAAATATTGTGTTATTACAGAAAGCTGCAGTCTACTGCTCTAGCTACATTAGTTTGAGCGGACTGAGTTGAATACATCTCTTTTAACACATGAATAGTGTTGTTAAGTTTTtcaatcattacattacatttcattcaatttagctgatgcttttatcggATGCGAcctacaataagtgcatttatCCATGAaagtacaaacccagaacaagaaGTTCCGGGTTTCTAAAAATGTCTTCAAAAAatgccaaactacaaagtgctctAAGTAAGGGCCATCACTACTAAAtcattatttcaaatttcaacatttattcatttctgtttttacgAATCTGCACAAGAACAGATACAAAAAGTTGATTTGCATGCAAAAAAAGCGTAAACCTACCATGTGTGGGACACGTCCGTCGCTGGGCAGACACATTGAACATCCAGCATCAGCCAGTATCCCTTATCTTTATATGGACTTTTTTATGATTTTCCTTGCTGTTGTCTGGATGATGCTCTGAGCATAAACTTCCTTAGTGACCAAATCAGTTTGCATATCAGCTTTTATGTCTAacgtgtggaggaggacagagggaagctaatatacatatatacgtgtgtgtggttttgtgtgtgtgtgtgtctggacttCCCTCATCAGTGTTTCATAGAAATTATGTGAGCTGtgaatacacacagaaacagacagtgTATTTTGAAATTAGTAGTCCTGATAAACGTATTATTTCAATATATCTATTTCAGCTTTTTGTCAAATACAGTTTATCTAAAGACTCATTCTGCAGCTCCTGAATCTACCGAGAATGTTATTGTCACAGCTGgagttttattcttttctcaAAAAGGAGAACTTTCCTCACATGGTCTGTGATGAAGTTGAACAAATCCCGATACAGATCCTCTCTCAATGATGATCACATAGTCGCATGTCCACCTCAGACATTCAGCTGGACATCAGTGCACTTGTTCAAGCCCAACACAGACCAGATGTCTCTCTACGAACAAGAAAAGAGATCAGAAAAACAGCAATTGAGGTAATTAGACTACAAGCAAAGTAGgaatagcattttttttaaagtcaattTAACACTGATCTTTGaaatactgaaaaaaacatgcatatttTGTTCACGATAGTTGTTAAATAGTGATATGCTGATGATATAATGTTTTTACTATTTCTGCTTCACTTTTCATTGTCGACTCAAAACATTTGCTCTTACCAGTAGTAGCTTATCAAAgttgacaataaaataaatgttgagcAGAATTGAGTTTAGCCTACAGCCTACTGTCCCTGTTTCTCATCCCGGCGAAAAGTAAATGCCCACCACTGGTTTAGAGGGACTTGAACTCTGATGGTTTTCGACTTTTCCGTTATCATAGAGGCTTTCTCATTTTTCTCCCTGAAACTGAATGAATACCTaagacaaatattattttaccaAACCACCGACATTTATCAGTGCATTCACAATGTAGAACAGGATGTCGGTATTCACTCCCAGAAACTGCACAGTAAAGACACAGCtacaaaaatgtttgaaaatgtgtcatACAAGGTCGAGCTCGGTGCAAAAAACTCCCAGGTTGAACTGCAATCTCACTTCTGCTGTATTAACTGGCAAACTTCTTATACAAAGGATGCAcctttaaaatatttgattgtCCAACTACAACATTTCAGAGATAAAgacattttcactttcacattttgccagatgaaataaataaatacctcagaaaacaaaaagaggagaaagtctGCAGTCTATTTAATTACGTACCTTTTTGGTCTTTGTCTAGCAATAAGGAGAAAAATTTactattttattaaaattaaaataaataaatgtcatctAGGAAACTGTGTATATTTGGTAACATCTCGTTCAAGAGTTGTAATTCTATTTCACAAGTTGACCTTAAAGTTGTATGTATATGAATGATTTGCTCCTCACTGTGTATCTCTTGgtaattttgtattaatttgtaTCTTATGAACATATTTGGTGAAGAAGAAAACGATTTTTGATGTTGGTAtcagtaaatgtaaaattaGTAAGTTCATTTGAAAAATAGTTAAAAGTACTTAGAATACAgcaaaaaaattatgtttatttaaaaacgaCAAGAGTTCATGTTAATTTGACCTTTTTCCATCTATTGTAggtctgtgtttaatgtgttcAGCAAATATATGGCAGGTGGGTCACAGTGACCTCTACTGACATACATGTGTAATTACAGGGCCGTGGTTGTTAATAAGCCTGGACTTCTGAGAGACTCGAATTTTAAAACGACAAGCAGTTCACACTTCATtcagatgaaaatgaactagttcacgTTTATTTGTTGCATTTTTTATGCCACAGGCTGTGGCAGTTTATCATAACACGGGgctctcaccacagcagccagagacaaaccattctTTAAGCCTTTTATTTAGAGACAAGGTGCAAACATAAACTTAAATACAACATAAATCCGGCACCTTCTGCTGTTACCTAAGCTCTGCAGCTTGGCTCTCTCCGGTCTCTTCAGgtccttgtgtctctgtgtctgtctctgagtGTCCCTCCTCTGGCAGCATCGTGGCCGCTTTTTGAATCCAGGGAGAGTTGCTTACTGAGACACCTCCACACTTGTCTTCCAGTCGCTGGCTGTTGTTGGTGTGCTGGCATCAACATCTTCAACAATGAGGTCAGTGTCATCACGTGCAACACTAAGAAGACTTTCAGGTTGTGGCAGTAGAGGATGACACCGGGGGTCTCACCACATCAGCCATACAAACCACTCGCTTTTCAGTCTTGATGGCTGCAGCCACCTGAACATGGAATTGAGCAGCGTGAAAACGAGGAACAGGCAGAAGTGGCGCACGACCACATAGAGAACCAGCAGGATCAGACCCACGGCCAAGTCGGGAAGATTCACAACCACAAAGACGTGTTTATCTGAGGTCagacagaaaatacacacaaaaatgcTGGGTTAAAAACACCACCATCTGTGTTTTGAACTATAGCTGGGTAACTACTAGACCAACCCATACCAACACTATTTTGACTTAATAGAAATAAATATTAGTAATAACATACTTAGTTACATTATAATAACAACACCACATTACATTGATCCAGTGAAGTcaaaaaacaatgacatttttacatttgtaaaatgtgttaatCATTCAGGTAATAATGAGGATCTAAATGCCagtaataatacatttgtaatAACTTTTACACAAATGGACTTTGAAAATTTTAATCTTCAATACgtttcatctttctctttccagatccacAGAAATCATTCAGTGTCCatataaacaaacaactaaCCTGAGGCTCCAACAAACCAATATTTACCTCTATATTATTGCACAGTGGGGACCTGCAAACCAAAGACAGCAGATACTGACCAGAGCACCGAGGGGAGCTCAGAGGGAGCCCAGAGGAATAACACAGAGTTGTTATAAGACATATAAACACGGAGAGATgtctttttcagtttcctgtaACCATATCAACGTTatgaccagaaaaaaaaaaaaacaatattgcaGCTAATGGCTACATACAAGCTGGATGTGTTTCCTGATCTGACAGCAGCGTTGCAGAAGATTCCGCAGGGCGCCCTGGGGAGTGAAAGAAAGataagaaagagggaggagaggtgatAAACTCATATTTAGACTGGTGCTGCAAAACACCACAAAgcatcagaaaatgaaaaacaatcttCCACTTGCGAACCAAACACCAACTTTGCATATGAATGGAAAGCATACGAGAAGTCATAACCGTGGCTTTAATAATAACCACATCCGGAACGTGAATTATTCATGAGCTGTGCATCCTCTGTGCGTGAGGGAGCGGGGAAGTTATGGCCTATATCTCCTCGCCTGCTCCAATATTTTCTCATTAAGCCGATGGGTGAGGAACAAtgatcacatttttttcttttttggcaaCACTCAATCCTCTACTCAAAGCTATCTGTTCTCTAACAAAATCCAGGCTTCTGGAATTGGGGAGTGAAGGAAACAAAGGCTGTTTTTGGTTGAGAGGCAGCAGACGTGACGACAGAACGTGGGCCAATGTTTACTCATCTTGGGAATGAAAGGCTCCTCTGACTTTGCAGTGGATTTAGAAGTTAGACAAGCAtgtccaaacacacacgcatccatgaagacaaataaagcCCACACACTCGACTCTTCCTCATTTCCCCGTCTCCCCTTCTGTCTCCTTAATTAGTTGGCCTCTTTTATTCTTCCCAACTCTGTTAGTTTTCCTCAGTTCTCTTGCTGCCTGTCCTGCTTTCAAAGCCATATATTACTTTGCAGCAAAATTTCGCAGAGTTTCAGCTTCGGGACGTCAGCGTTCAAATGAGTCAGAATGAAGGAACAAGCTGTGGTTTTCATTTGAAGCTGGAAAGAAGTTCATCTCCACCACCTTGACTGGTCAGTGAATGTTACCATAATCAAAGATCAGTGTCTCGTGGATGATCTGACTGTACACACCATTATATGTTCAGTGTGACTGTTGGCTTTGTCAACAAAAATCCTCCATCTTTCATGTGTCGATAcgtttttaattgaaaattcACTCAATTGTCCTCTCAAAACTCCCTGTTGTTTTATCTCCTAAACAATTACTGTGATGCTTTCAGGGACTGTTTCCCTTGAGGTCAGAAGcgttgtttgttagtttgtatgtttgtgagcaggattacgcaaacacaactgaactcatctatgaaacttggtgaaaggatgggTCATAAAAGAAGCCATTACATTGTGGTGTTTATCAGGGTAGattcattttttccattttttcactttatttaactaatgtgtttttcaacattctcACAGACTAAACAAGTGATTTCCTCAGGAAAATTATCACTCAATGTTGAGGAGGCGAATTCCCTCAACCAAATAATATGCAAAGTAGTCaatgtgggaaaaaaatggtGGTTTGCTTGATTTGGTGtatttcactgtttgtgttggtaaACGTTGTCTGGATGTGTGAATGCAAACTATAATTGGCAACTGAATTGATGTTCGAGGTGGTTGTCAAGGCGACTAACGATCTTTAAAGCTGCAGCACAACATTTTTTCAGCCTCAGTCTCATCAGTGGTTTATGCAGGAAAAGGTTTTAGgaacattgtgttttcagttaatGCCTTAGCACTTCTATTCTTCCTTAAAATGAGACCTCATTAGAATAAATCTAATGCTGGAAAACTGATAAAATACACTCTAAATGCAAACCAtgttcacatttaaatgaaatagtGTGTTGAAATTCATTAATGCAAGTGTTTTAATTCTACGTGCTTACAAAGAGTTTTCTGGACCCCAAGGTGATCAGTTTCctaactttttaaaactttttctttattaaaaactgATTGATTcaacattgacattttttaagGTTGTGCAGGAAGACATTAAAAAAAGCATCTTCAGTTCTTTCacatgagaaaagaaaatactgcAGTGTGTAGGTGATAAGAAAATGAGTTGGTGTTTATGCACTTTTCTTGactgaaattatatttataaataaaaactgatcaTTCCTTTTTTGGAAAAATAGCTGTTTAGGCTAAAGCAGTACATCACAAACTTGACAACTTACAAGTAATACATCACAAACTGTAGCTCTCCAGCTGCATTTCAATATAAATCAACACTGAATTTCTGTTCGACTCTCACTTCATTATTCAACGGTTTTCACCGACTCATTTTTCATATTGATGAATTGGGAGATACGGGTTACATTTGAGGTGTCTGGAAACATACAGAtcagcttgtgtttttttttacttaatcaTTACTTTTTTCAAGTTATTAAGTCATCGGTCTTATTTGGTCAACCTGTTTGAAAAAGTGGGAGGGAATGGAATTTATAATGAGAGGATTATATCACAGGAATATCATCGTCATTATTCATCTCCATCAATGAGACTTCCAAATCCTATATTAAGAGGATCGAAAATATTCATAGTATtgcaaatctctctctctctctctctctctctctctctctctctctctctctctctctctctctctctctctctctctctctctctctctctctctctctctctcctctctctctctctctctctctctctctctctctctctctctctcacaatgtTAAGATCATGAAATTGATTTACATCCATTTTCTAAAAATTGCTCCAACTATAACCTTACACAATAACTCGAAAGCTTGGTGTGTAGGATTCTGGGACATCTGGTGGACATACTGCATATTACAATCAACCCCTCACCTTCCTAGTTTGAAGGTAATGAGAAAAGTCCTCTCTTgagccagtgtttggtttgtcctttctgggctactgtagaaacatggtggcctctgtGGAAAGTGACCCACTGCTGATGTAGATATAAACGGCTCCTTTTGTCAGGTGATggtttatgcttttgttgtaaATATCCTTTCTAAGTTTCAACTAGGCCAATACTTTTTTTACACATAATACACAGAACTTGTTtacatctaaataaaaaatttctacagcaacaacatttttacataaatataaagtatttctaCAGCTTTAAAACGTGTTCACATACAGAACACGGGGTTGGACAACTACATCATTATTTCACAGGCACAACATATTAGTTACCTTAATTTGACCCCATAATTATACATTAAAGAATActaaattatgaatattatgTCCCATTTCTGATAGAAGAACCCAGAATGCTTAACCTGACctttaaaacattcaaacatatGTTCATCTTATTGTTCACTTTACCAAAAAGGCAGACAAGTCCCAGTAATGGTAGGTCACTCTttaggtcacacacacacacacacacacacacacacacacacagtgcatgtaTGTTAACAGCTGCTGAACATGGGGCTGTTAAATATTTCA
Protein-coding sequences here:
- the LOC133954331 gene encoding galactosylceramide sulfotransferase-like — translated: MLQNQQRPWWQLVLSRLTVAGLFISGTLLYCLSTLHYTFSPTELPVPESCAVLLGPNSNQSTKYGSQQDNNICAPKVDIMFMKTHKTASSTFLNVLFRFGEKQKLKFALPYSRNDFLYPSDFQHTSVQGFRSGMCFNIMCNHMRFNALEVAKVLPRDTTYITILRDPAQLFESSFHYFGHIVPLTWRIPGEDKMAEFLRDPTIYFSPDGFNSFYLKNLLFFDFGQDNTLDADDPRVEHGIRLIDKSFHLVMLMEHFEESLILLKDILCWEMSDLLFFKLNSRKETTVSKLTPELRTKALQWNSIDWELYKHFNLTFWKKVEAYGRERMEKDVAELRRRNAEMVRICIEGGHSVVAGHIHDEAMQPWQPIGEKSIMGYNLKKNIDKAYQVLCQKMLTPEIQYLTDLGVNMWLTKLWGHVRNIINW